The proteins below are encoded in one region of Anoplopoma fimbria isolate UVic2021 breed Golden Eagle Sablefish chromosome 19, Afim_UVic_2022, whole genome shotgun sequence:
- the LOC129108794 gene encoding U3 small nucleolar RNA-associated protein 4 homolog yields the protein MGEFKVHRVRFFDYMPTAIRAMAFNSRTERLALARADGALEIFNFADNYFQEKVIPGQDGRAAEALCWVGRRLFSAGLNGEITEYDLENLRPRYTVEAYGGPIWAISGNGQGTLLAVGCEDGTVKMFEILEERIQFQRNLDRQKGRIISLSWHPSGTLIAAGMMDMIRIFDAETGHATHRLLVERGVGASKSREVVVWSIAFLSDHTIVSGDSAGKIQVWDGLTGTLVRSHLVTKWDVLSLSVSQDESSLVAGTSEGTVVQFQFISATVDQQDKDWVRTRTFKNHSHDVRALAHTETAVVSGGMDTQLVVRPLLDKVEKNTQESAMRKMAFPHRSLVCCAKKAGLLLFQFPDHLELWRLGESDEHGKPGDSLPVKRKPEKLIQLKRKGEDHICCSALSPCGGWLAYSTVSSFRLYRLQNNNISIAKVSKLPKDLRSAHQLCFSTDSSKLFASSSNSSVIVVALNQPECKYLHTLKPKSSSRQPVHLLFPSEDGKWLATANTDCEIHVYNIDKLKHHCTVPVYGSCPTAIAVHPTTSNLVVVHADQQIFEYSLVQKEYTEWSRKLQKQGLHALWLERDTPITHVAFNPKNPAHIILHDMFMFCIIDQSLPLPEAKNLLYNQMKLRSLPEPERIRHSHAFKICKNFQHLMCVSLLEDHSLVVVERPLLDIMSQLPAPVRQKKFAT from the exons ATGGGTGAGTTCAAGGTGCACCGGGTTCGGTTCTTCGACTACATGCCCACCGCTATCCGAGCCATGGCGTTTAACAGCCGCACTGAGCGGCTCGCTCTGGCCCGGGCCGACGGAGCTCTGGAGATCTTCAACTTCGCTGACAACTACTTCCAGGAAAAG GTCATCCCAGGACAGGACGGCAGGGCTGCCGAGGCTCTGTGCTGGGTGGGCCGACGTCTGTTCAGTGCTGGTTTGAATGGAGAGATCACTGAGTATGATCTGGAGAACCTCAGGCCCAGGTACACGGTGGAGGCCTACGGAGGACCGATCTGGGCCATCAGCGGCAACGGCCAGGGAACACTCTTAGCG GTCGGTTGTGAGGATGGGACGGTGAAGATGTTTGAAATACTTGAGGAGAGGATTCAGTTTCAAAGAAACCTTGACAGGCAAAAAG GTCGCATTATATCTCTCTCCTGGCATCCCTCTGGTACACTGATTGCTGCCGGCATGATGGACATGATCAGAATCTTTGATGCTGAGACGG GCCACGCCACACACAGGCTGCTGGTGGAGAGAGGTGTTGGAGCATCCAAGAGCAGAGAGGTGGTGGTTTGGAGCATTGCCTTCCTGTCTGACCACACCATTGTTAGCGGTGACTCTGCAGGAAAGATCCAGGTCTGGGATGGACTCACAGGAACGCTGGTCAGAAGTCACCTGGTCACCAAGTGGGatgttctgtctctgtctgtttcacaG GATGAGAGCAGTCTGGTAGCCGGGACGTCAGAGGGCACCGTCGTCCAGTTTCAGTTCATCTCCGCTACTGTGGACCAGCAGGATAAGGATTGGGTTCGAACCAGGACCTTTAAAAACCACTCGCATGATGTGAGGGCTCTCGCCCATACCGAAACTGCTGTGGTGTCTGGAG GTATGGACACCCAGCTGGTAGTGCGTCCCCTGTTGGACAAGGTGGAAAAGAACACCCAGGAGTCAGCGATGCGCAAAATGGCTTTCCCACAT AGAAGCCTGGTTTGTTGCGCAAAGAAAGCAGGACTGCTGCTCTTCCAGTTCCCAGATCATTTAGAGCTGTGGAGACTAGGGGAGAGCGACGAGCATG GAAAGCCTGGCGACAGCCTTCCTGTGAAGagaaaaccagagaaactgatcCAGCTGAAGAGGAAG GGGGAGGATCACATCTGCTGCAGTGCTTTGTCTCCATGTGGAGGCTGGCTGGCATACTCTACTGTCTCCAGTTTCCGTCTTTACAGATTACAgaacaacaacatcagcatcGCCAAG GTGTCCAAACTACCTAAGGACCTTCGCTCGGCCCACCAGCTCTGCTTCTCCACTGACTCCTCCAAACTCTTCGCTTCCTCCAGCAATTCTTCAGTCATCGTCGTTGCCCTCAACCAGCCAGAGTGCAAATACCTTCATACGCTGAAACCCAAGTCAA GCTCCAGACAGCCGGTCCACCTGCTGTTCCCCAGTGAGGATGGCAAATGGCTCGCTACAGCAAACACGGACTGCGAGATCCATGTCTACAACATTGACAAGCTAAAG CATCATTGTACGGTTCCAGTGTATGGCTCGTGTCCCACTGCCATAGCCGTCCACCCAACAACCAGCAACCTTGTTGTGGTGCATGCTGACCAGCAG ataTTTGAGTACTCTCTGGTGCAGAAGGAGTACACAGAGTGGAGTCGGAAGCTGCAGAAACAAGGACTGCACGCTCTGTGGCTGGAGAGGGACACCCCCATCACCCACGTCGCTTTCAATCCTAAAAATCCAGCTCACATAATTCTGCACGACATGTTCATGTTCTGTATCATCGACCAGAGTCTG CCCCTACCTGAAGCAAAGAACTTGCTCTACAATCAGATGAAACTGAGGAGTCTTCCTGAGCCAGAGAGGATCAGACACAGCCACGCCTTCAAGATATGCAAGAATTTCCAG cacctcatGTGTGTGAGCTTACTGGAAGACCATTCTCTGGTTGTAGTggagcgccccctgctggacatcATGTCTCAGCTGCCTGCACCTGTCCGGCAGAAGAAGTTTGCTACATAA